In Bicyclus anynana chromosome 1, ilBicAnyn1.1, whole genome shotgun sequence, a single window of DNA contains:
- the LOC112051247 gene encoding probable peroxisomal acyl-coenzyme A oxidase 1: MAKVNVDLQRERDSCSFNITELTHWIDGGVQKTEERKKREEMALKEGIHLEPVPSVYLSHKEKYELAVKKACLLFKMIRKLQEEENAGMENYLAVLGGNLGAAILGDGNPLTLHYVMFIPTIMGQGTVEQQAYWIGRAFNLDIIGTYAQTELGHGTFVRGLETTATYDASTKEFVLNSPTLTAYKWWPGGLAHTANYCIVMAQLYTKGKCHGIHAFIVQLREEETHMPVRGIKVGEIGAKLGMNGTNNGFLGFDNVRIPRDHMLMKNSKVLEDGTYVNAPSSKLAYGTMMFVRVMLVNDMCKYMAKAVTIAVRYSAVRRQSQPKPDEPEPQIIDYLTQQHKLLVGIASVHAFRMSADWLWLMYNNVTAELDAGDMERLPELHALSCCLKAVSTDDAAQCVERCRLACGGHGYMLSSNLPLTYGLVTAACTYEGENTVMLLQTARYLVKAWQQAAAGNTLPPTVSYLGELRAGRRSPPWDNTIEGIVKGFHMVASGKIGICVAQIEKRQKNGMSYEDAWNMTSVQLASASEAHCRAFLLSIYYKDNEKQVATVSPELRIVLQQLCDLYIVYWALQRIGDLLRFTSISERDIEQLQNWYEDLLVKVRPNAVGLVDAFDIRDEILNSALGAYDGRAYERLMEEAMKSPLNAEPVNQSFHKYLKPLMQGKL, translated from the exons atggcaAAAGTAAATGTGGATTTGCAAAGAGAAAGGGACTCATGCAGTTTCAACATAACAGAATTAACACACTGGATTGATGGAGGTGTTCAAAAAACTGAGGAGCGAAAAAAAAGAG AGGAGATGGCCCTCAAGGAGGGCATCCACCTCGAACCAGTGCCCTCCGTGTATTTGAGCCACAAGGAAAAATACGAGCTGGCAGTCAAAAAAGCCTGCCTGCTCTTCAAAATGATTCGTAAACTGCAGGAGGAAGAAAATGCCGGAATGGAAAATTACTT GGCAGTACTGGGTGGTAACTTGGGTGCGGCGATACTCGGCGATGGGAACCCCTTGACGCTGCACTACGTGATGTTCATCCCCACCATCATGGGGCAGGGCACCGTGGAACAACAGGCCTACTGGATCGGCAGGGCGTTCAACCTTGACATTATCGGAACATATGCTCAG ACGGAGTTGGGTCACGGAACCTTCGTGCGTGGTCTAGAGACCACCGCCACATACGACGCCAGTACCAAAGAGTTCGTGTTGAATAGCCCCACGCTCACTGCCTACAAATGGTGGCCTGGGGGAT TGGCACACACGGCCAATTACTGCATCGTGATGGCCCAACTGTACACCAAGGGCAAATGCCACGGCATACACGCGTTCATCGTCCAACTACGAGAGGAAGAAACCCACATGCCGGTCCGTGGCATCAAGGTTGGCGAGATTGGCGCCAAGCTTGGCATGAATGGCACCAACAACGGTTTCCTTGGCTTCGACAATGTCAGAATACCGAGGGATCACATGCTTATGAAGAATTCAAAGGTTTTAGAG GACGGCACGTACGTGAACGCTCCCAGCTCGAAGCTGGCGTACGGCACGATGATGTTCGTGCGCGTCATGCTCGTCAACGACATGTGCAAGTACATGGCCAAGGCCGTCACCATCGCCGTGCGCTACTCCGCCGTGCGCAGGCAGTCGCAGCCCAAACCAGA TGAGCCAGAACCGCAAATCATCGACTACTTGACGCAGCAACACAAGCTGCTGGTGGGCATCGCTTCAGTGCACGCGTTCCGCATGAGCGCCGACTGGCTGTGGCTCATGTACAACAACGTCACCGCCGAGCTCGACGCGGGCGACATGGAGAGGTTGCCAGAG TTGCACGCGCTGTCGTGCTGCCTCAAGGCGGTGAGCACGGACGACGCGGCGCAGTGCGTGGAGCGCTGCCGGCTGGCGTGCGGCGGGCACGGCTACATGCTGTCGTCCAACCTGCCGCTCACGTACGGCCTGGTGACGGCTGCCTGCACCTACGAGGGCGAGAACACCGTCATGCTGCTACAGACTGCCAG GTATCTGGTGAAAGCATGGCAGCAAGCCGCGGCGGGCAACACCTTACCCCCCACGGTGTCGTATCTGGGGGAGCTGCGCGCCGGCCGCCGCTCGCCGCCGTGGGACAACACCATCGAGGGCATCGTCAAGGGATTCCACATGGTCGCTTCTGG AAAAATCGGCATATGCGTGGCACAGATAGAGAAACGTCAAAAAAACGGCATGTCATACGAAGACGCGTGGAACATGACCTCAGTGCAACTCGCCTCGGCGTCggag GCACATTGCCGAGCATTTCTCTTGTCGATCTACTACAAGGATAATGAGAAGCAAGTGGCTACAGTATCGCCGGAGTTGCGGATAGTGTTGCAGCAACTGTGCGACCTGTACATCGTGTACTGGGCGCTGCAACGTATCGGAGACTTGTTGAgg TTCACGTCGATATCGGAGCGCGACATCGAGCAGCTGCAGAACTGGTACGAGGACCTGCTGGTGAAGGTGCGACCCAACGCCGTGGGGCTGGTGGACGCCTTCGACATCAGGGACGag ATCCTAAATTCGGCATTAGGAGCATACGACGGGCGAGCGTATGAGCGACTTATGGAGGAAGCGATGAAGAGCCCCCTCAACGCCGAGCCTGTCAACCAAAGCTTTCACAAATATCTTAAGCCATTGATGCAGGGCAAACTGTGA
- the LOC112051258 gene encoding 60S ribosomal protein L19 has product MSSLKLQKRLAASVMRCGKKKVWLDPNEINEIANTNSRQNIRKMIKDGLVIKKPVAVHSRARVRKNTEARRKGRHCGFGKRRGTANARMPQKELWVQRQRVLRKLLLKYRTAKKIDRHLYHALYMKAKGNVFKNKRVLMEYIHRKKAEKARTKMLSDQAEARRNRVKEARKRREERIAAKKEELLQTFAREDEAAVTAKK; this is encoded by the exons ATGAG CTCCCTAAAGCTGCAGAAGAGGCTTGCAGCCTCTGTTATGCGATGTGGTAAAAAGAAAGTGTGGTTAGATCCAAATGAGATCAATGAAATCGCCAACACCAATTCCC GACAGAACATCCGTAAGATGATCAAGGATGGTCTTGTCATCAAGAAACCTGTAGCGGTGCACTCACGTGCCCGTGTCCGCAAGAACACAGAGGCGAGGAGAAAGGGACGTCACTGTGGTTTTGGTAAAAGAAGAGGTACAGCCAATGCTAGGATGCCTCAAAAA GAACTATGGGTACAAAGGCAAAGGGTGCTCAGAAAACTTCTGCTCAAATACCGCACAGCCAAAAAGATTGACAGGCATCTGTACCACGCCCTGTACATGAAGGCGAAGGGTAATGTGTTCAAGAACAAGCGTGTCCTGATGGAGTACATCCACAGGAAGAAGGCTGAGAAGGCCAGGACTAAGATGTTAAG TGACCAGGCCGAGGCCCGCCGTAACAGGGTGAAGGAGGCCCGCAAGCGCCGCGAGGAGCGCATCGCCGCCAAGAAGGAGGAACTGCTGCAGACCTTCGCGCGCGAGGACGAGGCCGCCGTCACCGCCAAGAAGTGA